The following coding sequences lie in one Silene latifolia isolate original U9 population chromosome 5, ASM4854445v1, whole genome shotgun sequence genomic window:
- the LOC141656948 gene encoding uncharacterized protein LOC141656948, protein MDDIIRKVVHDAMVMSFYRSLIALPSVRGKTFAWVQLLLVDEQQTAQLKLHALGPKVANPDDDSDVVTDDDSDVERSRKLFKDAAPYFMNDLGLWIFSRSMVRKENDGSIDAAAQLSREFSKYDPLESLSQVPMNPSSGIRCAEIFLFFAIDGDFPGNLCNREVLLDFLNSLNSGDGIRKLHAFTVVAGCVEATRKKLRELKGSHLTA, encoded by the exons ATGGATGACATTATCAGGAAG GTCGTTCATGACGCCATGGTTATGTCTTTTTATCGAAGCTTGATCGCTCTCCCTTCGGTTCGGGGCAAGACTTTTGCTTGGGTTCAG CTCCTACTGGTTGATGAACAACAGACGGCGCAACTGAAGCTGCATGCGCTTGGTCCGAAAGTGGCTAATCCTGATGATGACTCAGATGTTGTTACTGATGATGACTCAGATGTTGAACGCTCAAGGAAGTTGTTCAAAG ATGCTGCTCCATACTTCATGAATGACCTTGGTCTCTGGATCTTCTCTCGCTCAATG gtGCGCAAGGAGAATGATGGCTCGATTGATGCTGCTGCTCAGCTTTCTCGTGAATTTTCAAAATATGATCCTTTGGAAAGCCTTTCACAAGTTCCCATGAACCCGTCATCTGGAATTCGCTGTGCTGAG ATTTTCTTGTTCTTTGCTATTGATGGCGATTTCCCAGGAAATCTATGCAACCGTGAGGTGCTCTTGGACTTTCTTAATAGTCTCAACTCTGGGGATGGCATTCGCAAGTTACAT gcaTTCACTGTGGTTGCTGGATGTGTGGAAGCAACTAGGAAGAAGCTGCGGGAACTCAAGGGAAGCCATCTAACTGCATGA